In the Zonotrichia albicollis isolate bZonAlb1 chromosome W, bZonAlb1.hap1, whole genome shotgun sequence genome, one interval contains:
- the LOC141726966 gene encoding LOW QUALITY PROTEIN: mitochondrial nicotinamide adenine dinucleotide transporter SLC25A51-like (The sequence of the model RefSeq protein was modified relative to this genomic sequence to represent the inferred CDS: deleted 2 bases in 1 codon) encodes MDSQDCVPTNSKQDMSHHIKGNAGKHYLCGYCAAFTNIVVTFPIQKVLFRQQLYGLKTKDAVHQLQKDGIRNLYRGILPPLMQKTTTLALMFGLYEDFSSLLHSHTSAPELLTCSMAAVLAGTTEALLTPFERVQTLLQDYKHHDKFTNTYQAFKVLKVYGIREYYQDLVPILLRNGSSNILFFGLWGPIKHCLPEATSYSTHLVNDFICGGLLGALLGSLFFPMNVVKTRMQSQIGGEFQSFSKVFVTIWLEHDKKLMHLFRGVHLNYHHSVLSWGIINATYEFLLKLL; translated from the exons atggaTTCACAAGATTGTGTCCCAACAAATTCAAAGCAAGATATGAGCCATCACATAAAGGGTAACGCTGGTAAACATTATCTTTGTGGCTATTGTGCAGCCTTCACCAATATAGTAGTCACCTTTCCCATTCAGAAGGTCCTCTTTCGACAACAGTTGTATGGCTTGAAAACAAAGGATGCAGTACATCAGCTGCAGAAAGATGGAATTCGAAATCTCTATCGTGGAATCCTTCCTCCATTAATGCAAAAAACAACTACCCTAGCTCTAATGTTTGGCTTGTATGAAGATTTCTCCTCCTTGCTCCATAGTCACACAAGTGCACCTGAACTTCTAACTTGCAGCATGGCAGCAGTGCTTGCAGGGACCACAGAAGCCCTTCTTACACCTTTTGAACGAGTCCAGACTTTG CTTCAAGACTACAAACATCATGACAAATTTACAAACACTTACCAGGCTTTTAAGGTACTAAAAGTCTATGGGATTAGAGAATATTATCAGGATTTGGTGCCTATTCTGCTCCGGAATGGAAGCAGTAATATCCTCTTCTTTGGCCTATGGGGACCTATCAAACATTGTCTGCCTGAAGCAACTTCTTATAGCACTCACTTGGTCAATGACTTTATCTGTGGTGGGCTGTTGGGTGCCTTACTGGGATCCTTATTTTTCCCAATGAATGTTGTAAAAACTCGCATGCAATCTCAAATTGGTGGCGAATTTCAGTCTTTCTCAAAAGTTTTTGTGACAATATGGCTAGAACATGATAAAAAATTGATGCATCTTTTCAGAGGAGTCCATCTGAATTACCATCATTCTGTCCTGTCCTGGGGCATCATCAATGCAACATACGAATTCTTGCTAAAGCTATTATGA